The DNA sequence TCTTCCATCAACAATTCCAGCCCCGGCACGGCCCACGCCGAACCAAGGCCCTCGATTTGCAACTCTTGGTTGAAGGCTTCGGCATCCGCTTCCCCGGCAAAGCGCACTGCCGGCAGGCCGATCAGCCACAGACAGGCGCACGGCGCCGCTTCCATCTGCACCGACAGAAAACCCTGGACGAAATCCCGGGCCGCTTCCGGGCCCTGATCCATCGTGCCGCGGTTCAGCCATGGCCAGCGCACCGGCTCACCGACAATCTGCGGCGCGTCCGGCAGACCGGCGGCACGCAGCATGTCCTTGAGCAACAGATAAGCAGGATCGCGGGACTGGAAGGCTTCGCCTGTGGGTAACTCCACCAGCAGCAGGCAACGGCCGGCGCGCAGCAATTGCAGGGCAAAACGCGGTGGCGGCACCGGTGCCGGTCTGGCGACGACCGGCGTTTCATCGACCTCTTCCACCGGTTTGGCAGCCGTGCGGGTGCTGGCCAGCGAAGGTCGCGGAACCTCGATCTTCGGCCGCTCGACCGGACGCGCGGCCGGCTGCACAGGCGCTTCGGCCGGGGCTGCCGGGATCGCCGGCGCGGCAATCTCGGGCTCGGACATGTCCAGCAGCTCGGGCCGCGACGGCGCGGCAAAGGGCAATTCGGTGCGCGGCAGCCAGTTGACCACCTGCATGGCGTTCAAATAGGCGCGGCGGCGGGACTCGATTAGCAAGGGTCGGCCACTTGTGGATAACTGAAGTGCGCTGATTCTACCGCCCTTCGCTCAAGATCGCGCGCTGTTGATCGATAGTCTTGACCGATACCTTGACGCAAAGAAAAGCGACAGCCCGTCCCGAGAGTGAATCGCATCCTTCGTGATGCAGTACAATCGCGGCTTTTAATCGCCAACCAGCCGGCCATTCCGATGATCGAACCCAAGCGCGTCTTGCGCGCCCTCGCTGAACACTGGGCACTTCTGGAGCCACTGTGCGAGCACTTCGACCAGGGCACCCTGAGCCTCAACGAACTGCGCACGCAACTGGCCGCCCAACAACTGGACAGCACGCCGCAGGACATCACCAGCCTGCTCGACGTGTGGATCCGCCTCGACATTCTGGTTCCCGTGGCGAAAAGCCCGAACCGTTTCGAGCTCAATGCGCAGATCCACGACTTCCTCGCCTACCTGCGTCGGGAACACCGTCTGGGCCTGTGCCTGGAGATCGAAGCCTATCTGCGGCACCTCGAGCGTCTGGCCGGTTACATCCAGGACGCGTTCGATGTCCGTGACGGCAATGATCTGGCGCGCCAATTGCGCCTGCTCGACATGCGCGTACGGGACGTTCTGAAGAAACTCGACAACGACGAACAGGCGTTGGTGGCCGTGGCTGAACGGGCCAAGACCAGCGACCGGCAGATTCCGCTGCGCCAGCGTTACGCCGAAGTACTGGCGACCTGGGACGAATACGTCGAGCCGATGATCGATCTGGTGAACGCCGACGGCGCCTTCGAGCAAGGCGTGCGCAAGGTCGAAACCGTGCTGCTGAAGATGCTCAGCGAACAGCAACGCCTCGGCCATCTGGTCGATGACGACATGCTGCTGCGCACCCACGCGCGCATCCTCGAAATGCAGACCAGCGCCCAGCTGACCCTGCGTCACGCCCGCGAGCTGCTGCTGCCGCTGCGTGAAGAAGCCCGCCGACACAACGCCGTGACCCGTGGCGCTGCACTGGCGCTGGCCGCGATCCGTCGCAAAGGCATCGACGCCGTGCCGCAAGCTGCAATGCCGCTCTTCACACGGCCGCAAAGCACCTTCCTCGGCAGCGCCAGTCAGGTCGAAGCCTACGTTTACGCCCTGGCCCGTTTCGAGCCGAAACCGGCACGCTTCCCCAAGGCGCACAAGTCGCAAAAGACCGGCGATGCCCCGCGCGCACCGCGCACCGTGCGCGAGATGGTCGACCGCTGCGAAGAATCCCTGCCGATGCCGGACCTGATGACCTGGCTGCTGGAGCAGGAGCCGGACGGCGCGACCGACGAATTGCTTTACTGGTTCTCGCGCCTGTCGCGGGAAAAACGCTTCAAGCGCGAGCGTCTGGAACGCCGCGAATACCACACTCACGAGCATCAGGTCAGCCTGCGCTCCTTCGCCCTGCTCTCGGCCGGCGACACCGCCGCCGAGGATTCTGCGAGCATCCCCAATGCATCTTGATCTATCCGAACTGTCTCAGCTGGCGCCGATCTTTCGCGAGCTGTTCAAGGGTTACCACGTCAGCCGCCGCGACCCGGAGCTGTACGCGCAACTGTCGAATTTCCAGGACCAGTACCGCACGCTGTTCAAGGCACTGGGCTTCGAACTGGTCTGCGACACCCGTGGTTTCTATTACTTCGTGCCGGACATGGCCGCAGCGGCGGTGAACAAGACTGCTCAGCGTCTGGCGCTGTTCACCTTCATCCTCGTCGAGCATCTGGCCGATCAGGGCCGCGATCCGATCGCCGTCCTCGATGGCGGCAGCCTCGGCCGCGAAGAACTGCCGTCGCTGCTGGAAAAGTACCGCGACCTGTTCATCCAGGCCGAAGTGCAGACGGTTGAAGAGCTGGAAGAAAAAATCATGCGCCGCATGACCCAGCTCGGTTTCGCCAGCGAAGAAAACGGCGTGTACCGTTTCCTGCCGCCGATGCACCGTTTCCTCGACGTCTGCCTGTCGGTGCAGCAAGACCGCGATCTGGCGGCCAGCGTGCACAGCGTTCTGCCGCTGCCGGCACCGGTGCTGATCGACGAAGCCGCCGAAGCCAAATTTCTGGAAACCGACGATCCGCTCGATCTTTCCGAATTTGATGAAGAAAGCGAAGAAGACGCACTGGCCCGCGCCATTGCCGAAGAACAGGAGTCCGACGCATGAGCCAGGAACGCTACGGCATCCGCCGCTTTGCCCTTTTGAACACCGCCGGTTACAGCCTCGGCCTGTTCCCGCTGGAAGAACCGCTGTCGGTCTACGGCGCGAACAACCTCGGCAAATCCGCCTCGATCAACGCCTTGCAGTTCCCGATCCTGGCGCGCATGTCGGACATGAGTTTCGGCAAGTACAGCCTGGAGCAATCCCGGCGTTTCTACTTTGCCTCCGACACCAGCTACATCCTCGTCGAAGTGAACCTGCCCCACGGTCCGCACGTGATCGGCGTGGTCGGTCGCGGCCCGGGCGGCGGTTTCGGTCACCAGTTCTTTGCCTATGCCGGCAAGCTCGATCTCGCCCATTACCAAAAGAACGACACCTGCCTGCGTCAGAAAGAACTGTTCAGCAACCTCGAGAAAGAAGGCCTGAAAGCC is a window from the Pseudomonas gozinkensis genome containing:
- the mksB gene encoding Mks condensin complex protein MksB, producing MIEPKRVLRALAEHWALLEPLCEHFDQGTLSLNELRTQLAAQQLDSTPQDITSLLDVWIRLDILVPVAKSPNRFELNAQIHDFLAYLRREHRLGLCLEIEAYLRHLERLAGYIQDAFDVRDGNDLARQLRLLDMRVRDVLKKLDNDEQALVAVAERAKTSDRQIPLRQRYAEVLATWDEYVEPMIDLVNADGAFEQGVRKVETVLLKMLSEQQRLGHLVDDDMLLRTHARILEMQTSAQLTLRHARELLLPLREEARRHNAVTRGAALALAAIRRKGIDAVPQAAMPLFTRPQSTFLGSASQVEAYVYALARFEPKPARFPKAHKSQKTGDAPRAPRTVREMVDRCEESLPMPDLMTWLLEQEPDGATDELLYWFSRLSREKRFKRERLERREYHTHEHQVSLRSFALLSAGDTAAEDSASIPNAS
- the mksE gene encoding Mks condensin complex protein MksE, with the translated sequence MHLDLSELSQLAPIFRELFKGYHVSRRDPELYAQLSNFQDQYRTLFKALGFELVCDTRGFYYFVPDMAAAAVNKTAQRLALFTFILVEHLADQGRDPIAVLDGGSLGREELPSLLEKYRDLFIQAEVQTVEELEEKIMRRMTQLGFASEENGVYRFLPPMHRFLDVCLSVQQDRDLAASVHSVLPLPAPVLIDEAAEAKFLETDDPLDLSEFDEESEEDALARAIAEEQESDA
- a CDS encoding energy transducer TonB, which gives rise to MQVVNWLPRTELPFAAPSRPELLDMSEPEIAAPAIPAAPAEAPVQPAARPVERPKIEVPRPSLASTRTAAKPVEEVDETPVVARPAPVPPPRFALQLLRAGRCLLLVELPTGEAFQSRDPAYLLLKDMLRAAGLPDAPQIVGEPVRWPWLNRGTMDQGPEAARDFVQGFLSVQMEAAPCACLWLIGLPAVRFAGEADAEAFNQELQIEGLGSAWAVPGLELLMEEPQRKAAVWQAMRRLMARWKESNE